In Aspergillus luchuensis IFO 4308 DNA, chromosome 1, nearly complete sequence, the following are encoded in one genomic region:
- a CDS encoding ATP-binding protein (COG:O;~EggNog:ENOG410PX2Z;~InterPro:IPR027417,IPR003593,IPR003959;~PFAM:PF00004;~go_function: GO:0005524 - ATP binding [Evidence IEA];~go_function: GO:0016887 - ATPase activity [Evidence IEA]), whose translation MPSTMVDEGRALHRQHPYALPSWFVAENVRTKSEHRTPIRLRQSSNLNFQRDKEVGPCTDTNGDGRSKSRIDEDQTETADEYVFQKKRYAELYDLAAAALLSKTSFPKVKRGGIWPCMAVEVESSACATAIIEHLAGDMGASCISAGPEDLYKLAREFHQQDQSAQHHKDRSICADSVCQSENRLSLFSNKVVETTDSAIGLSDDHSDTDYAIVEDRDQMINYYFGDGKHLRSQCSIESILNAHLAKIEQKPSPSESWSTASKHRGRVILHLRNSYEIDCISYDVIQSFRNAVMERWKNNELVLLIISDMNHDSRRELNITPSFIVWFDDPKSLKHKIASETEKKQLEIARRARKLKGSIRERLPIGFASELLSDAVHLDIPDTLLTDFHDDMDYTLIACQVLGRVCVKGVLELSDILEVLQRNSCEQPQPPEPSRTEPMEVEEPSFSETVDAIRKSCNKFELGLSECIIDPETQKHTYDDIILEQNMKDHIRRLVHLSRTQIEDPSKTPPEQPRPTGVLIHGPPGTGKTHLAHAIVNESRAAMLRIKPADIVSDVEGNAEKTIHAAFTLAKKLSPCILFIDEVDALFYRRSADDQSWRRRALAQFLQEMDALSRGEDTPFVLCATSRLTDLDEGFLQRFPNKVMTKPPGEEERLKILQTFLKESEVDPQVSLKALARQSAGLSGSELRSLCGQAALHSTSDTSSQSPGSEIKSSTKSHLKAQHFAEALRDIRPSVSRGSQTDIEAPARLVTRNSMKSSQNGRNARKATVEPCIPESPVSDNETAFL comes from the exons ATGCCATCCACGATGGTCGATGAAGGTAGAG CACTGCACCGTCAGCATCCGTATGCTCTTCCCTCCTGGTTTGTAGCTGAGAATGTCAGAACCAAGTCAGAGCATCGGACACCAATCCGTCTACGTCAAAGTAGTAACCTTAACTTCCAAAGAGATAAGGAAGTGGGTCCCTGTACGGATACTAATGGAGACGGTAGAAGCAAGAGTAGGATTGATGAGGACCAAACTGAAACCGCTGATGAGTATGTCTTTCAAAAGAAGCGATACGCAGAACTCTAtgatcttgctgctgctgctctacTCAGCAAGACTTCGTTTCCCAAAGTGAAGCGAGGTGGCATATGGCCTTGCATGGCAGTGGAAGTTGAAAGTTCTGCCTGCGCTACAGCCATCATAGAACACCTAGCAGGAGATATGGGTGCATCCTGCATCTCGGCTGGGCCCGAGGATCTGTATAAGCTTGCTCGTGAATTCCATCAGCAAGACCAATCGGCTCAGCATCACAAAGACCGCTCTATTTGTGCAGATTCTGTGTGTCAGAGTGAAAATAGGCTATCATTGTTCTCTAACAAGGTGGTAGAGACTACAGACTCAGCTATCGGTCTCAGTGATGACCATAGCGACACTGATTACGCCATTGTCGAAGATAGAGATCAGATGATCAATTACTATTTCGGAGACGGAAAGCATCTACGGAGTCAGTGCTCAATAGAGTCTATCTTGAATGCTCATCTGGCGAAGATTGAACAGAAGCCTTCGCCATCTGAATCTTGGAGCACGGCCTCAAAGCACCGTGGTCGGGTTATACTCCACCTTCGCAACTCTTACGAGATTGATTGTATATCCTACGATGTCATTCAAAGTTTCAGGAATGCCGTCATGGAACGTTGGAAGAACAATGAGCTTGTATTGCTTATCATCAGCGATATGAACCATGACTCTCGACGGGAACTAAATATCACACCTTCTTTTATTGTTTGGTTCGATGACCCAAAGTCACTAAAACACAAGATCGCATCAGAAACAGAGAAGAAACAGCTCGAAATTGCGAGAAGAGCTAGAAAACTGAAAGGGTCCATACGAGAAAGGCTGCCCATAGGCTTCGCTTCCGAGTTACTCTCCGACGCCGTACACTTGGATATACCGGATACTTTGTTAACTGATTTCCACGATGATATGGACTACACGCTGATTGCTTGTCAAGTTTTGGGGCGGGTTTGCGTCAAAGGGGTACTGGAACTGAGTGACATACTCGAAGTCTTGCAGCGTAATAGTTGTGAGCAACCGCAGCCACCAGAACCCTCAAGAACCGAGCCTATGGAAGTTGAGGAGCCCAGCTTCTCCGAAACGGTTGATGCAATTAGGAAGAGTTGCAACAAGTTCGAGCTAGGGCTCTCAGAATGTATCATCGACCCAG AAACTCAGAAACACACCTACGACGATATTATTCTGGAGCAAAATATGAAGGACCACATAAGACGATTGGTGCATTTGTCGAGAACCCAAATTGAGGATCCCTCAAAGACACCTCCGGAACAACCTAGGCCTACAGGAGTCTTGATACATGGGCCTCCTGGCACTGGGAAGACCCATCTAGCTCATGCAATCGTCAACGAGTCCAGAGCAGCCATGCTCCGGATCAAACCAGCAGACATCGTCAGTGATGTTGAGGGGAACGCAGAAAAAACAATCCATGCCGCATTCACACTAGCCAAAAAGCTATCACCTTGTATTCTGTTCATCGACGAAGTCGATGCCCTGTTTTATCGTCGCTCCGCTGACGATCAATCATGGCGACGAAGGGCCTTGGCCCAGTTCCTTCAAGAAATGGATGCACTATCCCGGGGTGAAGACACGCCCTTCGTCCTCTGCGCGACAAGCCGTCTGACAGATCTAGACGAAGGTTTCCTGCAGCGGTTTCCCAACAAGGTTATGACAAAGCCTCCAGGCGAGGAAGAAAGACTCAAGATTCTGCAGACATTCCTCAAGGAATCAGAAGTCGACCCTCAAGTCAGCCTAAAGGCCCTCGCACGTCAATCAGCCGGCCTATCTGGCTCAGAATTGCGGTCCCTCTGCGGACAAGCTGCGTTGCACTCTACTAGTGATACATCCTCGCAGTCACCGGGTAGCGAAATCAAATCTTCGACCAAATCTCATCTTAAAGCCCAGCATTTCGCTGAGGCTCTTCGAGACATCAGACCTAGTGTGTCAAGGGGTTCTCAGACCGACATAGAAGCGCCTGCTCGGCTCGTCACTCGTAATAGTATGAAG TCTAGCCAGAACGGAAGGAATGCGAGAAAAGCGACAGTTGAGCCATGTATTCCAGAGTCCCCTGTATCAGACAACGAGACTGCTTTTCTTTAG
- a CDS encoding S-adenosylmethionine-dependent methyltransferase (COG:S;~EggNog:ENOG410QE63;~InterPro:IPR029063,IPR019410;~PFAM:PF10294) translates to MISADPNEPLHVFDLPQIHTKPSGTELIQALDLLTVKPRSFGPVAHEATKSRTVQPAGVTRYLTSIIASPLAWLDTDELREAVWDAAAARLSERSGRTAMPAMSRVFSIPSTTSDGLEGEEFTLTLHEPSLTADNLGMKTWVSSYLLSRRLHNLLESTPNLVPTTSTTPQPRPDNNKTLRALELGAGTGLVGLSFAALRGSSATIHLTDLPDIVPNLAHNAALNVELLNRTGGVVTTGVLDWTDTPDPLPTAQEQYDLILAADPLYSPSHPKLLVDTITHWLSRGLDARVVLEMPLRDAYLPQVQELRDRMGRLGLAVVDEGEEIGYDDWESADGGALEVKCWWSVWGWSEKL, encoded by the exons ATGATAAGCGCCGATCCCAACGAGCCTCTCCACG TGTTCGATCTCCCCCAGATCCATACTAAACCCTCCGGCACGGAgctcatccaagccctcgaCCTGCTAACAGTCAAACCGCGGAGTTTCGGGCCCGTAGCCCATGAAGCGACAAAGAGCCGGACTGTGCAGCCAGCCGGAGTGACCCGCTATCTGACATCTATCATTGCCAGCCCGCTGGCATGGCTCGACACTGACGAGCTCCGGGAGGCCGTCTGGGACGCCGCTGCAGCCCGACTCAGCGAGCGCTCCGGTCGAACCG CCATGCCCGCCATGTCCCGAGTCTTCAGCATCCCTAGTACCACATCCGATGGACTCGAAGGCGAAGAATTCACACTGACCCTCCACGAACCCTCCTTAACGGCCGACAACCTGGGCATGAAAACCTGGGTCTCCTCATACCTCCTCTCCCGCCGCCTCCACAACCTTCTCGAATCAACTCCCAACCTCGTCCCTACCACATCTACCACCCCGCAACCCCGTccagacaacaacaagaccCTCCGCGCCCTCGAACTCGGCGCCGGAACAGGACTCGTGGGCCTCTCCTTCGCCGCACTGCGCGGCTCATCAGCCACAATCCATCTCACAGATCTCCCGGACATTGTGCCCAACCTAGCCCACAACGCAGCTCTCAACGTTGAATTGCTCAATCGGACAGGCGGTGTCGTCACGACGGGTGTTCTTGATTGGACTGATACCCCGGACCCGCTGCCCACTGCACAGGAGCAGTACGATCTCATCCTTGCTGCGGATCCGTTGTATTCACCTAGTCACCCGAAGTTGCTGGTCGACACGATCACTCATTGGCTGAGTAGGGGGCTGGATGCCCGCGTTGTGCTGGAAATGCCACTCCGGGATGCGTATCTACCTCAGGTGCAGGAGCTGCGGGACCGGATGGGACGGTTGgggctggcggtggtggatgagggtgaggagatAGGCTATGACGATTGGGAGTCGGCGGATGGGGGAGCGTTGGAGGTGAAGTGTTGGTGGTCGGTATGGGGATGGAGCGAGAAGCTCTAG
- the VPS28 gene encoding ESCRT-I subunit protein VPS28 (COG:U;~EggNog:ENOG410PJD3;~InterPro:IPR017899,IPR017898,IPR037206,IPR037202, IPR038358,IPR007143;~PFAM:PF03997;~go_component: GO:0000813 - ESCRT I complex [Evidence IEA];~go_process: GO:0032509 - endosome transport via multivesicular body sorting pathway [Evidence IEA]) produces MYTQRPLAYAPTPYSYTPNPALAASINLDEEVKLASSAAERDLYESLAEIYGIIVTLDGLEKAYIKDVVTEAEYTETCTRLLKQYKSSLGDETVANEFVDLETFKRTWELECPRATERLRIGLPATVEQASHSTPAANMAPAAAGPAGASGSLILTATENFITFLDALKLNMVSKDALHPLLSEVIQSVNKVTDVDFENRGKIIQWLITLNQMRATEELGEDQARELAFDIEQAYLGFKATLG; encoded by the exons ATGTATACCCAGCGACCGTTGGCGTACGCCCCTACGCCGTATAGCTATACGCCAAACCCGGCGTTGGCGGCGTCTATCAACCTTGATGAA GAAGTAAAACTAGCTTCCAGCGCGGCGGAGCGGGATCTCTACGAGTCGCTGGCTGAGATCTACGGTATTATCGTGACTTTGGATGGCCTGGAGAAGGCTTATATCAAAGATGTGGTTACGGAAGCAGAGTACACGGAGACATGTACCCGGCTCTTGAAACAATACAAGTCCAGTTTGGGTGATGAGACTGTTGCGAACGAGTTTGTCGATCTAGAGACCTTCAAACGTACCTGGGAG CTGGAATGCCCTCGCGCCACTGAACGTCTGCGCATCGGCCTCCCCGCGACAGTCGAACAAGCCTCCCACAGCACACCCGCCGCGAACAtggctccagcagcagcaggaccTGCAGGAGCATCCGGTAGCTTAATCTTGACGGCTACCGAGAATTTCATCACCTTTTTGGATGCACTGAAGCTGAACATGGTGTCCAAGGACGCACTGCACCCGCTTCTGTCGGAAGTGATCCAGTCCGTCAATAAAGTCACCGATGTCGACTTCGAGAACCGGGGCAAGATTATCCAGTGGCTGATCACATTGAATCAGATGCGTGCAACTGAGGAACTCGGTGAAGACCAGGCCCGGGAGTTGGCGTTTGACATTGAGCAAGCATACCTAGGATTCAAGGCCACTTTGGGTTGA
- the NOC2 gene encoding mRNA-binding ribosome synthesis protein NOC2 (BUSCO:EOG09262N5O;~COG:J;~EggNog:ENOG410PH1G;~InterPro:IPR005343;~PFAM:PF03715): MAGSQKKSTKKFEKKHLKDVLERRKANAKIKQRNHLKDKRKADNAKDRANREEATEESPEQVQKQNAFADMNVDDFFAGGFDIADSAAELKKARKKDVTPKIGKRKRSDEQKEEDEVSAASSAEEEVASDDEEDAASQSSDADDFEAHKDQLEALKEKDPEFYKYLKENDAELLEFGDHGDLAEVDELSEGEEEGPAKKKKKAAKEEEEETIDNTLTIAMVKKWQKLMEEQHSVRAMRQAVLAFRAAAHINDDAQEQKYSISDPDVYHQVLVTALSTIPRVLAHHLPVKETASGKIKVSLDSKKFKTLTPLIKSHTSSVHELLTNLSDEQTLKLTLSSIEPMLPYLLQFRKLLKVVIKTIVGIWADVATTEATRITAFLILRRLMVIGDAGIKETVLKASYEGVVKGSRNTTVHTLSGVNLMKNSAAELWGVDQNVSYTTGFNFIRQLAMHLRSSITNTSKESYKTVYNWQYVHSLDFWSRVLSQHCDGLAEAKAGKQSAMRPLIYPVVQITIGAMRLIPTAQYFPLRFQLTRSLLRLSRSTGTYIPLASSLLEVLNLSEMRKPPKSSTLRQLDFNTAIRAPKSYLRTRVYQDGVGEQIAELLSEFFVLWTKHIAFPELSVPIVVSLKRWLKQASSRSGGNKNAKVNQMILLLVQKVEANARFIEERRLSVTYTPRNRAEVETFLKDLDWEATPLGAFVKSQRKLREEKAKILEQGRREDEKRRAQEKEEAGKDVIMDDVISENDDSDEDDEDEVEDESEAGSGDDGSEDEEEEEEEEEDEDEEEVEFEEEED; this comes from the coding sequence ATGGCCGGATCTCAAAAGAAATCCACCAAGAAATTCGAAAAGAAGCACCTGAAGGACGTTCTCGAACGCCGGAAGGCCAATGCGAAGATCAAGCAGCGCAACCACCTCAAGGACAAGCGTAAGGCCGATAATGCCAAAGACCGCGCCAATCGAGAGGAGGCTACCGAGGAGAGCCCCGAGCAAGTTCAGAAGCAAAATGCTTTCGCCGATATGAACGTCGACGACTTCTTCGCGGGCGGATTCGATATCGCTGATTCTGCCGCGGAGTTGAAGAAAGCCCGGAAGAAGGATGTCACACCCAAGATTGGCAAGCGCAAGCGCTCCGAtgagcagaaggaggaggatgaggtttctgctgcttccagcgctgaggaggaagtcgctagcgacgacgaggaggacgcCGCCTCTCAGTCCAGCGACGCCGATGACTTCGAAGCACACAAGGACCAACTCGAGgcgctgaaggagaaggaccCTGAATTCTACAAGTACCTGAAGGAAAACGATGCCGAGTTGCTCGAATTCGGTGACCACGGAGACCTTGCGGAAGTGGACGAGCTGagcgaaggagaggaagaaggaccggccaagaagaagaaaaaggcagccaaggaggaggaagaggagacgatTGACAATACCCTCACCATTGCGATGGTCAAGAAGTGGCAgaagttgatggaggagCAGCACTCGGTCCGCGCGATGAGACAGGCCGTTCTTGCTTTCCGCGCTGCCGCTCATATCAACGACGACGCTCAAGAGCAGAAATACTCAATCTCCGACCCCGACGTGTATCACCAGGTCCTGGTGACAGCCCTCAGCACCATTCCTCGGGTTCTCGCTCACCACCTTCCCGTCAAGGAGACCGCCTCTGGCAAGATCAAGGTGTCTCTTGATTCGAAAAAGTTCAAGACTCTCACGCCGCTTATCAAGTCGCACACATCGTCCGTTCACGAGCTGCTCACCAACCTGTCCGATGAACAGACTCTGAAgctcaccctctcctccatcgaGCCTATGCTTCCCTACCTCCTCCAGTTCAGAAAGCTACTCAAGGTTGTTATCAAGACCATTGTCGGCATCTGGGCGGACGTTGCTACTACCGAGGCCACACGCATCACGGCCTTCCTTATCCTCCGCCGTCTCATGGTCATCGGCGATGCCGGTATCAAGGAAACCGTCCTTAAGGCTTCCTACGAAGGTGTCGTCAAGGGTAGCCGCAACACAACCGTGCACACCCTCTCTGGCGTGAACCTCATGAAGAACTCCGCCGCAGAGCTCTGGGGCGTCGACCAGAACGTCTCCTACACAACAGGCTTCAACTTCATTCGTCAACTCGCCATGCACCTTCGCAGCAGTATCACCAACACGTCCAAGGAATCTTACAAGACCGTCTACAACTGGCAATACGTACACAGTCTGGACTTCTGGTCCCGCGTCCTTTCCCAACACTGCGACGGCCTCGCCGAAGCCAAGGCAGGCAAACAATCCGCCATGCGCCCCCTCATCTACCCCGTCGTGCAAATCACCATCGGTGCTATGCGCCTAATCCCCACAGCGCAGTACTTCCCTCTCCGCTTCCAACTCACccgctccctcctccgcctctcccGCAGCACGGGCACCTACATCCCCCTCGCCTCCAGTCTCCTCGAAGTCCTCAACCTCTCTGAGATGCGCAAGCCCCCGAAATCCAGCACTCTGAGGCAACTCGACTTCAACACAGCCATCCGGGCACCGAAATCCTACCTCCGCACACGCGTCTACCAAGACGGCGTGGGCGAGCAAATCGCCGAACTCCTGTCCGAATTCTTCGTCCTCTGGACAAAACACATCGCCTTCCCGGAACTTTCTGTCCCCATTGTCGTCTCGCTGAAGCGCTGGCTGAAGCAGGCTAGCTCCCGGTCGGGAGGTAACAAGAACGCCAAGGTCAATCAGATGATCCTGCTGCTCGTGCAGAAGGTGGAGGCCAATGCACGCTTCATCGAGGAACGCAGATTGAGCGTCACTTACACGCCGAGAAACCGTGCTGAGGTGGAGACGTTCCTGAAGGATCTGGACTGGGAGGCCACGCCGCTGGGAGCTTTCGTTAAGTCTCAGCGgaagttgagggaggagaaggctaaGATTCTTGAGCAAGGTAGACGCGAGGACGAGAAGCGGAGggcccaggagaaggaggaagctgGGAAGGACGTCATTATGGATGATGTGATTAGTGAGAATGATGACAgtgatgaggacgatgaggacgaggtggaggatgagagcgagGCCGGTTCAGGCGATGACGgtagtgaagatgaggaggaagaggaagaagaggaggaggatgaagatgaggaagaggtcgagttcgaagaagaggaggattaA
- a CDS encoding putative potassium transporter (COG:P;~EggNog:ENOG410PHY9;~InterPro:IPR003445;~TransMembrane:2 (o70-88i100-117o);~go_function: GO:0008324 - cation transmembrane transporter activity [Evidence IEA];~go_process: GO:0006812 - cation transport [Evidence IEA];~go_process: GO:0055085 - transmembrane transport [Evidence IEA]), which yields MRNTNVYEERSLGIYAHDNTDDETEEKASPNMFIQLVRHHLLGRQDASTPEASRSYFVHQQLRSQLSHDLWWIALAVFLIAIAESGNYSRMPVAYSTLNIIFEVVSAYGCVGISVGFPSSNASFCSSWHTISKLILAAVMLRGRHRGLPVAIDRAVMLPNESLEWAEEEDAAMRREQSRAWGSDKMPIGSV from the exons ATGAG AAACACAAACGTATACGAAGAGCGCTCTCTCGGGATCTACGCCCACGACAACACAGACGACGAGACCGAAGAAAAAGCCTCTCCGAACATGTTCATCCAACTGGTCCGACACCACCTGCTCGGACGCCAAGATGCATCCACCCCCGAAGCATCCCGCAGTTACTTCGTCCACCAGCAATTGCGCTCCCAACTGAGCCATGACCTTTGGTGGATCGCTCTCGCGGTCTTCCTCATTGCCATCGCAGAATCCGGCAATTACAGCCGCATGCCCGTGGCATATTCGACCTTGAACATCATATTCGAGGTCGTCTCCGCCTACGGTTGCGTCGGCATCAGTGTGGGCTTTCCGAGTTCGAATGCCTCGTTCTGTTCCTCGTGGCATACCATCAGCAAACTGATCTTGGCGGCTGTTATGCTGCGCGGTCGCCACAGGGGTCTTCCGGTCGCTATTGATCGCGCTGTTATGCTGCCGAATGAGTCCCTTGAGTgggccgaggaggaagatgctgCTATGAGACGGGAGCAGTCTCGTGCTTGGGGGAGTGATAAGATGCCTATCGGTTCGGTTTAA
- a CDS encoding uncharacterized protein (COG:P;~EggNog:ENOG410PHY9;~InterPro:IPR003445;~TransMembrane:8 (o20-42i54-73o85-105i317-346o358-379i391-418o456-479i500-526o);~go_function: GO:0008324 - cation transmembrane transporter activity [Evidence IEA];~go_process: GO:0006812 - cation transport [Evidence IEA];~go_process: GO:0055085 - transmembrane transport [Evidence IEA]), translated as MTSRGWRQLLSRSILAMLPPFNFLTLHYVYFIATSLICSVIFWGSSTPRRSVSYTDSLFLCISAMTGAGLNTVDLSSLNSFQQSILFALLLLGHAILISITVLFVRMGAFQAKFKGISLERARKAFEQQGILHGRAHKVEHQAISLQCAREALGQQLVGDDTKAYDHQPQSTSLEPILEHYQLAKLDGATVDVKHAVTAGAAPAENCDSVRSDDQIQWVDDDQVTLSHMRARQKHHHHHRVFPMVGVGARLDLNNHPRDAAPIMAHNDEETDLPALKGLIKGTQKYFRSKGSIARNSQFHGLTPEERERLGGVEYKAVSLLLVIVALYWVLFLLCGIIGMGTWIAVNHPDIPRANGLSPFWTGAFFAVSAFVNSGMSLLDANMTAFQTNAYPLLTMAFLILSGNTLYPCFLRFIIWAMRCVIPDKPSWATWKVTLDFILDHPRRVYTNLFPRRHTWYLLGTIIILNAIDWAGFEVLSIGNKEIESLPTGYRVLDGLFQACAVRAGGFYVVTIANLRQGLLVLYVLMMVS; from the exons ATGACTT CTCGAGGCTGGCGGCAGCTTCTGAGTCGAAGCATTCTTGCCATGCTTCCGCCATTCAACTTTCTCACACTTCATTATGTGTACTTTATTGCGACGTCCTTGATATGCAGCGTCATATTCTGGGGTTCCTCGACCCCGCGGCGCAGTGTTTCATACACAGACTCGCTATTTCTGTGTATCAGTGCTATGACGGGTGCTGGATTGAATACC GTCGACCTTTCTTCTCTGAATTCATTCCAACAGTCTATTCTCTTCGCACTCTTACTGTTGGGCCATGCTATTCTCATCTCCATTACGGTGCTTTTCGTCAGGATGGGCGCGTTTCAAGCCAAATTCAAGGGCATCTCACTTGAACGTGCGCGTAAAGCTTTCGAGCAACAAGGCATCCTACATGGACGTGCCCATAAAGTGGAGCATCAAGCCATTTCACTTCAATGTGCCCGTGAAGCTTTAGGGCAACAACTGGTAGGAGACGACACGAAGGCCTACGATCATCAGCCTCAATCGACCTCACTTGAACCAATCTTGGAACACTATCAGCTGGCCAAACTTGACGGTGCTACTGTTGACGTCAAGCACGCGGTGACAGCCGGAGCTGCACCTGCGGAAAACTGCGACAGCGTACGAAGTGACGACCAAATTCAATGGGTCGACGATGATCAAGTCACCCTTAGTCATATGAGGGCACGTCAGaagcaccatcaccaccaccgcgttTTCCCCATGGTAGGCGTTGGGGCCCGTCTTGACTTGAATAACCACCCCCGAGATGCTGCGCCAATAATGGCTCATAATGATGAAGAAACAGACCTACCTGCGCTCAAAGGCCTTATCAAGGGCACACAGAAGTATTTTAGATCGAAAGGATCTATCGCACGAAACTCCCAGTTTCATGGGCTTACCCCtgaagagcgagagagacTGGGAGGTGTCGAGTATAAAGCTGTTTCTTTACTGCTGGTCATTGTTGCCCTCTACTGGGTCCTGTTCCTCCTTTGTGGTATCATTGGGATGGGTACCTGGATTGCAGTGAATCATCCAGATATACCTCGAGCAAACGGCCTATCGCCCTTCTGGACAGGCGCATTTTTTGCCGTGTCCGCATTTGTGAACAGCGGCATGTCGCTCTTGGATGCGAATATGACTGCATTCCAGACAAA TGCGTACCCTTTGCTTACCATGGCATTCTTGATTCTATCTGGCAACACGCTCTACCCATGCTTTTTGCGGTTTATTATCTGGGCAATGAGATGCGTGATCCCGGATAAGCCATCATGGGCGACTTGGAAGGTTACCCTAGACTTCATCCTTGACCATCCCAGAAGA GTTTATACAAATCTCTTCCCAAGGAGACATACGTGGTACTTGCTCGGTACCATTATCATCTTGAATGCGATCGACTGGGCTGGCTTTGAAGTCCTCTCAATCGGGAACAAGGAGATCGAAAGCTTGCCGACGGGCTATCGCGTCCTAGACGGACTGTTCCAGGCTTGTG CTGTACGAGCGGGCGGCTTCTACGTCGTCACGATTGCGAATCTCCGCCAAGGATTACTTGTTCTATATG TTCTCATGATGGTCAGTTAA
- a CDS encoding sterol desaturase family protein (COG:S;~EggNog:ENOG410Q28V;~InterPro:IPR006694;~PFAM:PF04116;~TransMembrane:3 (i59-80o86-105i169-189o);~go_function: GO:0005506 - iron ion binding [Evidence IEA];~go_function: GO:0016491 - oxidoreductase activity [Evidence IEA];~go_process: GO:0008610 - lipid biosynthetic process [Evidence IEA];~go_process: GO:0055114 - oxidation-reduction process [Evidence IEA]), which produces MTSAGNPKDSMKSTWRTGNRDEWGLSHWLLELLNVHPIALDQEVPVHSKQEKLPYMPQWSLNLWVIFYAAVPLAINQAYISYTGHNLGPFALFNLYFFSFNATVIHQVKMLRRLGHTYGFLDGDQHERDGIPDVGVRKVTASLYKTTGSRLVMAIYLSYYNQAPMAMDWTWLPLMIGLYGIVLDFWFYWYHRIMHDVSFLWKYHRTHHLTKHPNPLLAAYADHEQEFFDMVGVPFMTYMSLKFMGLPMGFYEWWICHQYVAFAEVFGHSGLRVHMTVPSTLSWLLQWMNAEIVIEDHDLHHRKGWRKSHNYGKQTRLWDQIFGTCHERIESAESNVDYTKSVYMPLF; this is translated from the coding sequence ATGACTTCTGCGGGCAACCCAAAAGATTCTATGAAATCCACATGGCGTACTGGCAACCGGGACGAATGGGGCCTCAGCCACTGGCTGCTGGAGCTGCTCAATGTTCATCCCATTGCACTTGATCAAGAAGTGCCGGTCCATTCCAAGCAGGAGAAGCTACCTTATATGCCCCAGTGGTCTCTTAACCTCTGGGTTATCTTTTACGCCGCTGTTCCGCTCGCCATCAATCAGGCCTACATTTCATATACGGGCCACAACCTCGGCCCATTTGCTCTGTTCAATCTATACTTCTTCTCGTTCAACGCGACAGTCATTCACCAAGTTAAAATGCTTCGTCGTCTCGGACATACCTATGGCTTCCTTGACGGTGACCAGCATGAACGCGACGGTATTCCCGATGTTGGGGTGCGGAAAGTTACCGCCTCGCTCTACAAGACGACCGGCTCACGCTTGGTTATGGCGATCTATCTATCCTACTATAACCAAGCACCCATGGCCATGGACTGGACATGGCTCCCACTGATGATCGGTCTCTATGGCATTGTGCTTGACTTCTGGTTCTACTGGTACCACCGCATTATGCACGACGTTAGCTTCCTCTGGAAGTACCATCGCACTCACCACCTCACGAAAcaccccaaccccctcctcgcCGCTTATGCAGACCACGAGCAAGAGTTCTTCGACATGGTCGGTGTGCCGTTCATGACCTACATGAGCCTTAAATTCATGGGTCTTCCTATGGGCTTTTATGAGTGGTGGATCTGCCATCAATACGTCGCATTTGCGGAGGTCTTTGGACACAGCGGTCTTCGTGTCCACATGACAGTGCCATCGACACTGAGCTGGTTACTGCAGTGGATGAATGCCGAGATTGTCATTGAGGATCAtgacctccaccaccgcaaaggatggaggaagagtcATAATTATGGCAAGCAGACTCGCCTGTGGGACCAGATCTTTGGCACGTGCCATGAGCGTATCGAGTCTGCCGAGAGCAACGTTGACTATACGAAGTCTGTCTATATGCCTTTGTTCTAG